The Primulina eburnea isolate SZY01 chromosome 13, ASM2296580v1, whole genome shotgun sequence genome includes a region encoding these proteins:
- the LOC140810835 gene encoding cytochrome P450 76T24-like, whose protein sequence is MDLIFLSILLFSFAVWSWILQTLKSKFRKPAGKLPPGPKPYPIIGNILELGRKPHQSLAKLSQIYGPLIHLKLGSLTTVVVSSPDMAKLFLQKHDQVFSSRNHPVAIQALDHDKLSLVWIPVENQWRKLRKICREHMFSVPSLDSSQGLRRDRLQKLCEYVHRCCIDGKAVDVGRAAFTTSLNLMTATLFSEEFAAFDSASCEEFKEVVSGIMENIGKPNLADYFPLFRVLGPQGILRKNTVYFRRCFDIFEKIIAKRLEMRGRMSRKSDMLESLLDINERNVSELSILDIKHLLLDLFVAGTDTTSSAVEWAMSELLRHPDKMLKIKKELREVIGNNEQVAESDISRLPYLKAIVKETFRLHPTVPLLVPHKSTEDTEINGYTIPKNAKILINAWAIGRDSSTWLDPELFTPERFLESEMDFKGQHFELVPFGAGRRICAGLPLANRMVHLMIATLVHNFDWKLDGGLKPEELDLNESFGLTLQKTIPLKAVPIKFQPF, encoded by the exons ATGGATTTAATATTCTTGAGTATTCTCCTTTTCTCTTTTGCAGTCTGGTCATGGATTCTTCAAACGCTGAAATCGAAATTCAGGAAACCTGCAGGCAAACTCCCTCCAGGGCCGAAACCATATCCTATAATAGGGAACATTCTCGAACTCGGCCGAAAGCCCCACCAATCGCTCGCGAAACTCTCCCAAATATACGGTCCCTTGATTCATCTGAAACTCGGAAGCTTAACAACTGTAGTTGTATCCTCTCCTGATATGGCCAAACTCTTTCTGCAGAAACACGATCAAGTTTTCTCCAGCCGGAACCACCCCGTCGCGATTCAAGCGCTGGACCACGACAAGCTGTCGTTGGTGTGGATTCCGGTCGAGAATCAGTGGCGGAAGCTGCGCAAAATATGTAGAGAACATATGTTTTCGGTGCCGAGTCTTGATTCGAGCCAGGGTTTGAGGAGGGACAGGCTGCAGAAACTGTGCGAGTATGTGCATCGGTGCTGCATCGACGGCAAGGCTGTGGATGTCGGGAGAGCTGCATTTACGACGTCGCTTAATCTGATGACGGCCACTCTTTTCTCCGAGGAATTTGCTGCTTTTGATTCGGCCTCATGTGAAGAATTCAAGGAAGTGGTGTCGGGAATAATGGAGAATATTGGGAAGCCGAATCTTGCAGATTATTTTCCCCTGTTTAGAGTGTTGGGTCCGCAGGGGATTTTGAGGAAGAACACTGTTTATTTCAGGAGATGTTTCGATATATTCGAGAAAATCATTGCAAAACGGCTGGAAATGAGGGGAAGAATGTCGAGGAAAAGTGACATGTTAGAATCTTTGCTGGATATAAACGAGAGAAATGTGTCTGAACTGAGCATTCTTGACATCAAGCATCTACTTCTG GATTTATTCGTTGCGGGCACGGATACAACATCAAGCGCAGTGGAATGGGCTATGTCAGAGTTACTCAGGCATCCAgataaaatgctaaaaatcaaaaAGGAATTAAGAGAAGTAATTGGAAATAATGAACAAGTTGCAGAATCAGACATTTCAAGACTTCCATACTTAAAAGCTATCGTGAAAGAAACTTTTAGGCTTCATCCTACAGTCCCTTTGTTGGTACCTCACAAGTCTACAGAAGATACAGAAATCAATGGCTATACCATCCCAAAAAATGCAAAAATTCTCATTAATGCGTGGGCAATCGGGAGAGATTCTAGTACATGGTTGGATCCTGAGTTATTCACCCCTGAAAGGTTTTTAGAAAGCGAAATGGACTTCAAGGGCCAGCATTTTGAGCTCGTTCCATTCGGTGCTGGTCGAAGAATTTGCGCCGGCTTGCCGCTGGCGAATCGTATGGTGCACCTTATGATTGCTACGTTGGTTCATAACTTTGATTGGAAACTTGATGGAGGACTAAAACCAGAAGAACTGGACCTGAATGAAAGTTTTGGACTCACTCTGCAAAAGACCATACCTCTAAAGGCTGTCCCAATTAAATTTCAGccattttaa
- the LOC140809620 gene encoding cytochrome P450 76T24-like → MDLIFSSILLLSFAAWAWILQILKSKSRKPDKLPPGPNPYPIIGNILELGQKPHQSLAKLSQIYGPLIHLKLGSLTTVVVSSPEMAKLFLQKHDQFFSGRHHPCSIQALDHHKLSMAWIPAENQWRKLRKICREQMFSAPSLDSNQGLRRDKLQKLCEYVRGCCTNGKAVDIGRAAFTTSLNLMSATLFSKELAAFDSGSCEEFKEVVQGIMETAGKPNLADYFPVFRALDPQGILRKNTVYFRKCFDIFEEIIEERLKTRGGSVNDARKSDMLESLMDINERNESDLSILDIKHLLLDLFVAGSDTTSSTVEWAMSELLRHPDEMLKLKNELKEVIGKNEQVTESDISRLPYLRAVVKETFRVHPAAALLVPHKSQEDTEINGYIIPKNAQILINAWAIGRDSRTWSDSTSFTLERFFEREVDFKGQHFELLPFGAGRRICPGWPLASRMVHLMVATLVHNFEWKLDGGLKPEEVDMGENFGLTLQKSIPLEAVPSI, encoded by the exons ATGGATTTAATATTCTCAAGTATCCTCCTTCTCTCTTTCGCGGCCTGGGCGTGGATTCTtcaaattctgaaatcaaaatcCAGGAAACCAGACAAACTCCCTCCAGGACCGAACCCATATCCCATAATCGGAAACATTCTCGAACTCGGCCAGAAACCCCACCAATCGCTCGCGAAACTCTCCCAAATCTACGGCCCCTTGATTCATCTGAAACTCGGAAGCTTAACAACTGTAGTTGTATCCTCTCCTGAAATGGCCAAACTCTTTCTGCAGAAACACGATCAATTCTTCTCCGGCCGACACCATCCCTGCTCAATACAAGCGCTGGATCACCACAAGCTGTCGATGGCGTGGATCCCAGCCGAGAACCAATGGCGGAAGCTGCGAAAAATATGTAGAGAACAGATGTTTTCGGCGCCGAGTCTTGATTCGAACCAGGGTTTGAGGAGGGACAAGTTGCAGAAACTGTGTGAGTATGTGCGTGGGTGCTGTACCAATGGCAAGGCAGTGGATATCGGGAGAGCTGCATTTACGACGTCGCTTAATCTGATGTCCGCGACCCTTTTTTCAAAGGAACTTGCTGCTTTTGATTCGGGTTCATGCGAAGAATTCAAGGAAGTAGTGCAGGGAATCATGGAGACTGCTGGGAAGCCGAATCTTGCAGATTATTTTCCTGTGTTCAGAGCGTTGGATCCGCAGGGGATCTTGAGGAAGAACACCGTTTACTTCAGGAAATGTTTCGATATATTTGAGGAAATCATAGAGGAACGGCTGAAAACAAGGGGAGGATCGGTTAATGATGCTAGGAAAAGTGATATGTTGGAATCTCTAATGGATATTAACGAGAGAAATGAGTCTGATCTGAGTATTCTTGACATTAAGCATTTACTTCTG gatttatttgttgcaggttCAGACACAACTTCAAGCACGGTGGAATGGGCTATGTCAGAGTTGCTTAGGCATCCAGATGAAATGCTAAAACtaaaaaatgaattaaaggAAGTGATTGGAAAGAATGAACAAGTTACAGAATCAGATATTTCAAGACTTCCATATTTGAGAGCAGTGGTAAAAGAAACTTTTAGGGTTCACCCTGCAGCCGCTTTGTTGGTACCTCACAAGTCTCAAGAAGATACAGAAATCAATGGCTACATCATCCCGAAAAACGCTCAAATTCTCATTAATGCATGGGCTATTGGCAGAGATTCAAGAACATGGTCGGATTCTACGTCGTTTACCCTTGAGAGATTTTTTGAACGTGAAGTTGACTTCAAAGGTCAGCATTTCGAGCTCCTACCATTCGGTGCCGGTAGGAGAATTTGCCCAGGCTGGCCATTGGCGAGTCGTATGGTGCACCTAATGGTTGCTACTTTGGTACATAACTTCGAATGGAAACTTGATGGAGGACTAAAACCAGAAGAAGTGGACATGGGTGAAAATTTTGGACTCACGCTACAAAAGTCTATACCTCTCGAAGCTGTGCCAAGTATATAG